Proteins encoded by one window of Kribbella italica:
- a CDS encoding helix-turn-helix domain-containing protein gives MSLSSVATADRFVDLAGLLESCEVDGFRADFVSWGHYRPAYWRNYWHSHSFHEVCLAFSGEGRFNSGTTEYAVQPGTVFLARPGDTHEIESSRAEPLGIAFWGFTFRPVSNVAGTGWWSGLTRADGPVVSQAVGGLASTVAALAAEAASPCSGYQAALAALGAALVVDTARAFALDDDLSVEPARSDSRDQVVVDAMQRLLLDNLARPITVRDVAAAVHLSERHTERLFRSVTGSSLMSTLRRLRLELAAQLLLDPSNSVTQVAHAAGYSDVRPFSTAFRRHYGTTPTVYRRTGGTTFGS, from the coding sequence TTGAGCCTGTCGTCCGTTGCGACGGCTGATCGTTTCGTCGACCTCGCAGGGCTGCTGGAGTCCTGCGAGGTCGACGGGTTTCGCGCGGACTTCGTGAGCTGGGGGCACTACCGGCCGGCGTACTGGCGCAACTACTGGCACAGCCACTCCTTCCACGAGGTCTGCCTGGCGTTCTCGGGCGAGGGGCGCTTCAACTCCGGCACCACCGAGTACGCCGTACAGCCGGGGACGGTGTTCCTGGCTCGCCCTGGTGACACGCACGAGATCGAGTCCAGCCGGGCGGAACCGTTGGGGATCGCCTTCTGGGGCTTCACGTTCCGGCCGGTCTCCAACGTCGCAGGGACCGGCTGGTGGTCCGGCCTCACCCGAGCGGACGGGCCTGTTGTCTCCCAGGCCGTCGGCGGACTGGCTTCTACTGTTGCTGCACTAGCCGCAGAAGCCGCCTCTCCGTGCTCTGGCTACCAGGCAGCGCTGGCAGCTCTCGGTGCTGCTCTGGTGGTCGACACCGCTCGGGCGTTCGCTCTCGACGACGACCTGTCGGTGGAGCCGGCTCGGTCCGACTCGCGCGACCAGGTCGTGGTGGATGCCATGCAGCGGCTGCTGCTCGACAACCTGGCCAGGCCGATCACCGTGCGGGACGTGGCGGCCGCGGTCCACCTGTCCGAGCGGCACACCGAGCGGCTGTTCCGCTCGGTCACTGGGTCCTCGCTGATGTCCACCCTGCGTCGGCTCAGGCTGGAGCTCGCTGCTCAACTCCTGCTCGACCCGTCGAACTCGGTGACCCAGGTGGCCCACGCGGCCGGCTACTCCGACGTCCGGCCGTTCTCGACGGCCTTCCGCCGTCACTACGGCACCACGCCGACCGTCTACCGCCGTACGGGCGGTACTACGTTCGGGAGCTGA